Below is a window of Terriglobia bacterium DNA.
GGTATGATTCGCCGCACACCCTTTCGAGGAGGCGAACGATGAGAGGAGCGAAGCGGATCGGGTTGGCAGTGCTCTCCGTCGCGACGGCGGCGGCGCTTTCCACGTTCGTCGGGGCACAGCCCACGCCGAAGGTCAAGATCCGCGGAGTCATCGCGACCCCGCAGGTCACGGCCCCGGTCAACCTGACCATCACGATCTTGCCGGCGGTCCAGGACAACGACGGCAACTACCTCGCTCCGAAGAGCGACGTCCAGGTCCGATACTCGCAATTCGATCCCAAATCGATGACCCGCCCGCAGGACTTCGAGATGGAGCTGGAGATCCTCAAGGAGTACGAGATCCGGGTGGACATGGTCGACGACAACGGCGATCCGGTGAGGGACCGGACCTACTACTTCGCCGACGTCAACGACGCACACCCGGAGGGGCGCACCCCGCTGCGCCTGGATACGATGGTGCCCATTCCACTGGCGTTCCGCTGGGAACCGCGCTCACTGAACAAGGGGAACTTCATCTCCCCGGTCCCGGGGGGCAACGGGTTCGTGCTGACGCACTACATCAACCCCGCGACGGTTCCGGGAAGCTGAGCGTCCGCTCGCACGACGCGCCTCCGCCCCGGCTCTCGGGCGTGGGCGGAGGATCAGCGTCGGGGAGGAGCGTCAGTTCGATCCACACGCCGGCTTGAGTTCGGCGCGGCGGTTCTCGGCCCAGGCGGCTTCGTCGTGCCCGGGGTTCCGCGGGCGCTCCTTGCCGAAGGACACCTTTTTTACGTGTCCTCGGTCCACGACGCCGAGATCCGCGAGATAGCCGGCGACGGCGGCGGCCCGGCGGTTGCCGAGGGCGAGGTTGTACTCGACCGTCCCGCGCTCGTCGCAGTGTCCTTCCACGGTCAGCTCGATCCCGGACGACTGTAGCGGCCTCAGGACATCCGCCACGGCCCCGAGGACCTCCTTCGCCTTCGGCCCGAGGTCCGACTTGTCGTAATCGAACGGGACCGTCAGGCTCGCGAGCCTGGCCTCGGCGTCCTCGCACGGGGTCGTCTTGGGGACGATCGTGATCGGGCTCGTCGCCTCGACCTCTGCGACGACCTGCCCTCCGGGTGCCGAGATCGTACCGCGGAGCTTGTACGTCCCCGGCGGGATGGAGGGCAGCGTCGCCGAGCCCTTGTACACGTCGGCGACAGAGGCCGTCGAGACCGGGATCCTGAACTCCGTCCCCTCGACCTGCACCTCGAGGCGATCCCCCTCGGGAACGACGGCCGAAGCGGTTACCTGGATGCCGTCCCCGGGGCGACGGGGAGCCGTCGCGTCGTGCTCGAGGGAGGCGATGGACGGCTGCCGCGCGACCGTCGCGTTGAGCGTCACGTCGAGCTCTTTCGGGGCAGCGGCCTGCGTGGCGGATTCGGGCGTCGTCTTGGGCCTGCTCGGCTTGCAGCCGTCGAGGAACAGAAGGGACGCCGGCAGCATGACGACCACGGCAGCGTACCGAAACGATCCTGCGTTCATGACGATCCTCTCGATGTCGCGAGACCCTCCGGCGGGGCCAAGTCAGGGATTCGACGGTGATGAGGTCCCACCGCCGCCACCGCCGCCGCCGGCCGCGGCCGCGGCGATCGCACCGGCGCCGAGGATGATGCCGATCACGCCGCCGGTGGTCTTCCACCACGGCTTCTTGGCCCCGGTGCGGGCCTGCGACGCGGGGGCCGGCTTCGTGACGGGTCCAGGCTTGGCCGGAGGGGGGGTCTTCGCTGCGGTCACCGTCGGAGGCGGCGGGGTGGGAGGGGCCGCCTCCGGAGCCGGCGGCTTCTGCTCCACGACCTGCGCTCCCCCCGCCAGCTGGAACTGGACGTCGCGGCGGTAGACGCCGCCGGCGCGGACGGGCAGCGGCGCGCCCGCCTGGATCGGCAGGCGCGTGCCGTCGGGCGCGACCGCGTTGACCAGCTGGTACCGGGAGCCGATGGGCACTTGCAGGGAGTACTCGCCGGCGGCGGTGCTGGTGGCGCTCGTGTACTCGGTCCCGCTGACCACGTCCTTGTAGACCACCTTGAATCCCGGCGCCGGGCGTCCCGACGGATCGAGGATCACGCCCTGGAGCGTGGCGGTCTGCTGCGCGTGCGCGACGGGGAGCACGAGCGAGGGCACCAGGATCGAGAAGCTCACGAGGACGACGAGCGCTCGACGAGTCCAGCCGCTCACTGCGAATCTGCTCATGAAACGATCTCCTTGATGTTGACCGAAACATCGCGGGCGAAGACTGCCCCCAACGACCGGATTCAACGACAGTTGGAGGGCTCCTGTCAAGGAAAATCTCTTCGAGCGTCGGCTCGCCGCTTCACTCGCTCGACACCGGTATATACTCCGGCCTGCGCGGGACGCTCGCGTCGGTCAAGCGTCGTCCCCGTCCCGATGCGACCGCAGATCCCGCGATCCGGAGGCCCGCGGGCATCGGAGCGACGGAGGCCTCCGTTCGCCCGGGGGGATCGCATGGAGTCGGCCGAGCGTGCCGCTCGGAGCGGAGCGAGACTGCCGGACGCGCTCGCGCGGGGCCTCGGGGCCCTGGAGGGCACCCGACTCGAGACGCGCATCGAGCCGGGAGCGTCTCCCGACGTCGCCCTGGTTCGTCCCGACTCGTCGCCGCGAGTGCTCGTCCCCGTGGTCGTGTCGCGGGACGGGAGGGAGGGCCGCTCCACGGCGCTGCTGCGCGTGCTGCCACTGGCGCTGGGCGGGGGGGAATCGCAGGACCCCGGCGGGGCACCCCTCGGCCGCTGGCGGCAGGAATGGGAGGACCTGACGTCGCCGGCGCCAGGCGAGGCGGCGATCCCGGGGCTCCACGGCAAGGGCGTGGCTCCTACACTGCGAGCGCCGGTGTTGCCTCCCACCTTCTACTGCCGCGCGCGGCAGGTCTGGATCGTCGCGATCTGTCCCGGTTGCGGCGGCCCGGAGGGCGGCGGCGTCACCGAGGAGCGTTGCTCCTCGTGCGGCTCCCGCGCGCCCCACGGTGTCGGCGGTCGCACCTCGGGCGTTCCTCCGCTCCACGCGCTGTGGGAGCGGGCCCATGGAAAAGGAAGCACCGACGGCCTCGACCCGGCGTGCGTGAGCTGCGATCGAAGGTCGACCTGTTACCCCGCCGAAGGCCCGTCGGAGGCGCCGGGTACCGCGAAGGACATGCTCCAGTCGATATCGCCTACCCCTTGGGGTGGCGCGATTCTGGAGCCGGCGCACCTGCCGTTCGGCGCTTGGTGCCGCCTCGCCAGCGGCATCCCATGGCCCGAGGTCCGGAAGGGACTCGCTTCGGTCCCGCCGGCGATCCTCGAAGAATCCGACGCCAGGATGCGAGACGAGCGACCCCTCCTCGCCTCGGATACCGGTGGGGAGCCGGCAGGGCTCGAGTCGCTCCTGCTTCGACTCGAGATCCTGAGGCAGATGCTCGAGGGACTGCGGACGATCGCCGTGGGGAGCGGGCACCCCCATCTCGGAGTCGCCGCGGAGACCGTCTGGGTCCGGCTCGAGCCGCCGGGGAGCCTTCGCACCGCGCTTTGGGGGATGCGTGTGCTGTTCCTGGACCCGGCTCCCGGGTGGCGGCCGGATTCCGGCGGTGGCGGGACGTCCTCCGTGCGGCCGTCGTTCCTGATTCCCCCCGGCTGCGAGCGTGCCGACGAGTCGACCGACGGACTCTGCATCGCCCGCGCCGCGCCCGCCTCGTCATCGGAGCGAGGATCGGTCGGGATCGACTTCCTCCCGCACGTGCCCTTCATCAAACCCCCGGCGAAAGGGGACGCGGTGCTCGTCGGCGTGCCCGCGCCCCGCACCGGCGCGATGGAACGGGTCCTCACGGCGCGGGTCGAGATCGGCTTCCCGGAAGTCTGCCGGATCCTCGTGAGCGATCCGGCGCTGGCTCCCGAGGAGATCCGCGGCATGCTCACGGGCACCGCTGTCAAGCTCCGCCTGAGACGAGACCACTCGCTCGTGGACGATCTCTTCGCCGCGGGGACGTTGTTCCTCTCGAGCCTTCTCCGGGAGGCAGGGGACCTGCCGGACGCCGCTCGCTTTCGCGACGCGCTCGCGCCGAGGCTCCAGGGAGCCGGCGGGGCCGATGGGGGCGAGACGGAGTCGCTGCGGGCGGTGGTGTCGAGCGGGCTATTCGCTGTTCAGGGCGCGCCGATTCCCTTAGAATCGAGCGCACAGGGGGGGAGAGATCGACCGATGATGGATCGGACACTGATGGCGAGAGCGGTCGCGTTCGGGATGCGGCTGTGCGCTGCGGTCCCGGGGGGCTTTCCGTGCCAGGGACACGAGCCGGTCGGGCGCCCGGAGCGAGAGCGGGCGTACGCCGGCCTCCTCTCCCAGCTGATCGCCTTCGCCCGCGAGGTCCGCCAACGCCTGCTGGCCACGGCTTCGACCGACGACGCCGCGCTCGCCGCGCTGGGCGCGTACGCGCTCGAGCGTCTCAAGGATCCCGGGTTCCGGCGTCGCGCCGGCTCCCGGCCTCGCGGGGCGGGCTCAGGCAAGGAGCCCCGATGAGCGACGTCGCCCGAATCGTCGAGGCCCTTCGCGTCGGGAGCCGGAAGAGGGGAGAGGCCGGGGAGCGGCGCTCGGCTGCGCTCGAGATCCTGAGGCGGGAGATGGCGGGGATCTCCGGCGACGAGATCCTCCACGTGCTGTCGACGATCCGGGAAGGCCTCGCCCCGTCCGATCGGGAGAGCGAGGCGGCGCGGCTGTGGGAGGCCTTATCGCTCCTGGAGGCTTGGGCGAGCGAGGCGGGGGCCGAGGCGAACGTCGGCGGGGCCGCGGACCTGGCGCGCGCGGTGCTCGGAAGCGAGGGCAAGGAGGCCGCGGCCGGCTCGCCCGAGGTGCTGGAGAGGCTCGGCTCCGTGCTGCGGAAGATCGTCGACGTCCTCACCCGCTGCGACGAGGCCCTGAGGCGGCTCAACCTCGACCTTCGAACGCACATGATGCTCGAGGGGCGCAGCGGCGGCACCGTCGTGGGCCTGAAGCTCGAGGAGCCGATCCGGAAGCTGATCGCGAGGACGGTCCTCGAGACCGGCGACGTCTCGGAGCTCGAGAAGCGGGTGGAGGGCCTGGCGAAGTCCGGCATCCTGTTCCACAACGCGCACCTGGCCGCCAATCGGCAGGCGTGGGCGACGATCCGGCAGCGTCTGGACCCCCAGGCCATCCAGAAGGAGCACGGGGGCAAGGCGTGGGAAGCGTACCGGCGCCAGTATCACAACGAGCTCCTGGACTTCGGCGCGGAATTCGAGGAACAGTTCGTGACCAAGCCCTTCCTTCAGGAGTACTTCCGCACCCTGGACAAGGTGAAGTGATGCCAGGGAGGCGTTCGGCGCACGGGGGCCCGGCCCCGTCGCCAGGAGATCGGCGAGCAACATGAGAAACATCTCTCCCGTGATCTGGAGCGAGGGGCTCTTCCTCAGGCCCCACCATTTCCAGCAGCAGGACCGGTATCACGAGGATCGGCTGGGTCTGCACCTGGAGCTTCTGGATCGCTTCCACTGGGGAGTGGCGGCGCTGGAGATCGAGCGATCCGCGCTCAGGAACCGGGTGGTCGAGGTGTCGAGAGCCGTGGTGGTGTTTCCCAGCGGCGCGGTGGTCGTCACCCCGGAAAACGCGCAGGCGGATCCCCGGAGCTT
It encodes the following:
- a CDS encoding OmpA family protein, translating into MPSIPPGTYKLRGTISAPGGQVVAEVEATSPITIVPKTTPCEDAEARLASLTVPFDYDKSDLGPKAKEVLGAVADVLRPLQSSGIELTVEGHCDERGTVEYNLALGNRRAAAVAGYLADLGVVDRGHVKKVSFGKERPRNPGHDEAAWAENRRAELKPACGSN
- a CDS encoding carboxypeptidase-like regulatory domain-containing protein — translated: MSRFAVSGWTRRALVVLVSFSILVPSLVLPVAHAQQTATLQGVILDPSGRPAPGFKVVYKDVVSGTEYTSATSTAAGEYSLQVPIGSRYQLVNAVAPDGTRLPIQAGAPLPVRAGGVYRRDVQFQLAGGAQVVEQKPPAPEAAPPTPPPPTVTAAKTPPPAKPGPVTKPAPASQARTGAKKPWWKTTGGVIGIILGAGAIAAAAAGGGGGGGGTSSPSNP